In Paenibacillus segetis, a single genomic region encodes these proteins:
- a CDS encoding FAD:protein FMN transferase, whose translation MKKSKIAITLTVLALCASLLSGCFGNKNTTESTNNSAGNLTQYETLEPMSQTYFIFDTIVNVKIYDTRATKDNLKDIEDILKNIDMKISRNQETSEISKVIANAGIAPVQVSTDTYDLVSKALSYAERTNGMFDPAIGKLVGLWNIGHEGAHVPAVADIEEALQRCDYRKIEMNDDKHEIYLQEKGMDIDLGSIGKGYAADVIYDYLADKGFHSAIIDLGGNVFAMGSKPGGKKWTIGVQDPDKERGNGIGTIQVEDKTIVTSGIYERFFIEDGKMYQHILDPRTGYPVDNNISSVTIVTSRSTDADALSTTLFVLGIDEGLKFIENTPDAEALFITKDKKLYGTSGFKEMLKKTNDNYTFAN comes from the coding sequence ATGAAAAAATCAAAAATAGCGATTACCCTCACCGTACTAGCATTATGTGCCAGCCTTTTAAGCGGTTGTTTTGGCAACAAGAATACGACGGAGTCTACTAATAACTCGGCTGGAAATCTGACTCAGTACGAAACACTTGAACCCATGTCTCAAACCTACTTTATATTCGATACGATCGTGAATGTGAAGATATACGATACCAGGGCAACCAAGGACAATTTAAAAGATATTGAGGATATTCTAAAAAATATCGACATGAAGATCAGCCGTAATCAAGAGACAAGTGAAATTTCCAAGGTCATCGCCAATGCTGGAATTGCACCAGTTCAAGTTTCAACAGACACTTACGACTTGGTCTCCAAAGCGCTAAGTTACGCTGAACGAACCAACGGAATGTTTGACCCCGCCATCGGAAAGCTTGTTGGTCTCTGGAATATTGGTCATGAAGGTGCACATGTCCCTGCGGTAGCAGACATCGAAGAAGCCTTGCAACGCTGTGACTACCGCAAAATTGAGATGAATGATGATAAACACGAGATATATTTGCAAGAAAAAGGGATGGATATCGATCTTGGTTCTATTGGTAAAGGTTATGCGGCCGATGTCATTTACGATTACCTAGCGGATAAAGGATTCCATAGCGCCATCATCGACCTCGGTGGCAATGTATTCGCTATGGGAAGCAAGCCTGGTGGAAAGAAATGGACAATTGGTGTCCAAGATCCTGATAAAGAAAGAGGAAATGGAATTGGTACGATTCAAGTCGAAGACAAAACGATTGTCACTTCAGGGATCTACGAGCGCTTCTTTATAGAGGACGGCAAGATGTACCAGCATATCCTCGATCCGAGAACCGGATATCCAGTCGATAACAACATCAGTAGCGTTACAATCGTAACCTCTCGTTCCACCGATGCCGATGCCTTGTCCACAACATTATTCGTGCTTGGTATTGATGAAGGACTTAAATTTATTGAGAATACGCCTGACGCTGAGGCATTGTTTATTACGAAGGATAAGAAGCTCTATGGTACTTCGGGATTCAAGGAAATGTTGAAAAAGACCAACGATAACTACACTTTTGCAAACTAG